GTCTCATCTCTGCCTGAGATACTGTCATGTATAAATACTTAAGATCTGCAGTCATCTGCAGATAGTTCCCATAGCTAACACTGAGCCTTGTGCTTTGCTGTTTTAGAGCAGCAGAGGCTTGGAGTGATTAAGCTGTGGCTTATTTCTCATGGCCCTGGTGCTGGCCCCTATATGGAATATGCAATATTCTTCCTCACTTTCTATTCAGAAATACACAGCCCCACTGATAACACTTGCTTGTGTACAACACCTCTGCcacagagccagcacagggccacatGTACATTCCCAAGTGTGGTTTATACATTAGGAGTTTCAGGAGATGTCCAGCTAACATTTATCTTGGAAAATTGCTTTCTATTCACCTGCTGTAAATATGTTCATACACCACTGCAAAATCAGTTCACTTCCTGCTTAATTTCCTGTctttctgtgtgctgctgttgtGTGGAGGAGCTCACAAGAGAAAAGGGGAAGCCTGTGAATGCAGCAGGCTATCATGGATCAGACAGCAATTACCCAAGAGATGTGGCAGATCACACAGGGCACATGCTCTGAATCACTCAGCTTCTGACAAGGGCCAGCACTGCGTGCTGTGGGCGTGCTTCCTGGTGTATGGTTGTTTTCAGAGTGATCCTGTCTTTGGGGCAGCCACCCTCTCCTCACTAAAAGTGAGGTTAGGTGACTGCTAACAATTATTACCTTTACAGGAGGAAATGTCGATGTACAGCAGAAACCTCCAATCCAGGTTGCCTTGCTCAAGGAAGAAATATCCATCCCCTGTGAAGTCATCTTCCCTTACATGCCTAAATACACCAAATTTTCAATTGACTATTACTGGATTAATTCACTGCATCAGAAGACAACTATCTATAGTAAGGAGGAAAATGTAGCCATTCCTTCTGGAAAAGAGAATAAGACTGCTGCCTTACCTTACAACTACAGAATAAACACCTCTTCTACTGGCACATACTACTGCAAGGTCAAATGGAATGATATCCAAAAAGTGGGAAAGGGAGTGTTTGTCCATATTAGAGGTAAGTAAAAAAACAGAAAGTAAGGGCAGGAAGTTAAAAATCAGCTGTATCTGGCTATGGAAACCTGATCTTtgctcttgtttttctctttccatgCATGCTATGAAGTCAGGTATGAATAATGCTTTATGCCCAATACTAATTGCCATCAGAGTTGAAATGCACTCGGCACAGGTGTTCTGCTCTTCCCAATGTATAGATGGGGACATAAAGAGGCAGTAATTTATATCTGCCCTGCCAGATGGGAATCAGGATCTATCTAGGGACCCTGATCTATCCAGGGACCCTGAACACTGGATCAGACAGTGCTTTTAGGTGTCAGTGTTCAGGAGACAGTGTGGTTTGTCCTTCAGCAGTGTGACAGAGGCAGCTGATAAGGTCACTCATTAGGGTGCTTGCTGTTACCACATGTACAGATTCAGCATGCTCAGTTTTAGGGACTCATGAACAGGTTATGGCCTCACCAACATGCCTCCCTCTTTTCCATTTGGTACAGGGAGTTGGTTGGTCTGTTAGTGAGCACAGTGGAAAGCTTGGTGCAACATAAGAGGAATGTTAAAAGTGGTAAGGAAGTGCACTCTGCTGACTGGCTGGATGTGCATTAATGAGTGTTGGATATGAAGAACTTGTTAATCCAAATGCAAAGAGCTGTGATGAAGTAGCTTTGCTGTACTGGTCAGAGGATACCTGCAGTACCCATCCTCCCAGTTCGTGTGGCCTATGTGCATTCCACCATCTGTCTTTCTGCTCCTACCACAAAAAGACCTTTGCCAGCCTCTGTCTACCAAATTTCTTGTCTCTCACAGTTATATCACCACCCTCTGTGAAGTGGAGCTGCTTATACCCTGCATCTTCTGTGTGATTCTGCAGCTGCACCCTGCCCTCTGTTCAGTCAGAGTATGTTTGAAGGGTGTGTGCATTTCTGCCACTATATTCTGCACTCCTGTATTTTAGTTTCCTCAAGGCTCTTTCCAGGGTTAAAAATACAGCAGGGTTACAGCTTGCACTCACATTGTGAACCTTTTTGCCTTCTTTCTTACAGATACAGGATACATAAATACCTCTTATGGGTGGGAAATCCTTGTTACCCTTACTGTTCTTCTTGCTGTACTGAGCATCACCGCAACAGCTCTGCTTCTGTGGAAAAGAAAGGCAAGTAATAACCAAATAAAAAGCAATACCTGGTGCATCCTAGGaattaattccatttttttctaaCTTGGCTGAATAGAAAGTCCCCATGCTGAAATTTTCCATGCTGGGTGTCTGATCCAGTTTATTTTCTTAagtttttctgagaaaaaagaTTGCAGGAAAGACAAAATGAGTAAGTGATTTGCCCATTAAAGAAATTCTGGCAATCATTTTGACTACAGCATGCTCTGCTTTAAAGCAAGGATTTGACACAGTGCAAGAAGGCACACTAGCAGTGTGCTGGCCTTGAGAATATTCCAG
The nucleotide sequence above comes from Passer domesticus isolate bPasDom1 chromosome 5, bPasDom1.hap1, whole genome shotgun sequence. Encoded proteins:
- the NFAM1 gene encoding NFAT activation molecule 1 isoform X2, with product MIPNLKVIFLFLWLLRCGGGNVDVQQKPPIQVALLKEEISIPCEVIFPYMPKYTKFSIDYYWINSLHQKTTIYSKEENVAIPSGKENKTAALPYNYRINTSSTGTYYCKVKWNDIQKVGKGVFVHIRDTGYINTSYGWEILVTLTVLLAVLSITATALLLWKRKVLCPRRNQPNILRQKVETQLPSASPPPLPPPVYDSLDVQQVDVYSSLENNTNNPSHRKNSPGKTPKKQENLEESSDTLYENI
- the NFAM1 gene encoding NFAT activation molecule 1 isoform X3 — protein: MPKYTKFSIDYYWINSLHQKTTIYSKEENVAIPSGKENKTAALPYNYRINTSSTGTYYCKVKWNDIQKVGKGVFVHIRDTGYINTSYGWEILVTLTVLLAVLSITATALLLWKRKVLCPRRNQPNILRQKVETQLPSASPPPLPPPVYDSLDVQQVDVYSSLENNTNNPSHRKNSPGKETDEGSDIALSVVVKMCNTQ
- the NFAM1 gene encoding NFAT activation molecule 1 isoform X1 produces the protein MIPNLKVIFLFLWLLRCGGGNVDVQQKPPIQVALLKEEISIPCEVIFPYMPKYTKFSIDYYWINSLHQKTTIYSKEENVAIPSGKENKTAALPYNYRINTSSTGTYYCKVKWNDIQKVGKGVFVHIRDTGYINTSYGWEILVTLTVLLAVLSITATALLLWKRKVLCPRRNQPNILRQKVETQLPSASPPPLPPPVYDSLDVQQVDVYSSLENNTNNPSHRKNSPGKETDEGSDIALSVVVKMCNTQ